Proteins encoded by one window of Arabidopsis thaliana chromosome 2, partial sequence:
- a CDS encoding Ankyrin repeat family protein (Ankyrin repeat family protein; LOCATED IN: plasma membrane; EXPRESSED IN: 22 plant structures; EXPRESSED DURING: 13 growth stages; CONTAINS InterPro DOMAIN/s: Ankyrin repeat-containing domain (InterPro:IPR020683), Ankyrin repeat (InterPro:IPR002110); BEST Arabidopsis thaliana protein match is: Ankyrin repeat family protein (TAIR:AT1G05640.1); Has 69909 Blast hits to 28585 proteins in 1153 species: Archae - 97; Bacteria - 6878; Metazoa - 33005; Fungi - 7349; Plants - 5597; Viruses - 621; Other Eukaryotes - 16362 (source: NCBI BLink).) gives MTIMEEKQNNSPVGEKQQSFNGIIINQTQENQTKSMEKQQSFRCVVENQPRKARALEKQVSFQGVNVENYQQSRLGRSMEKQQSFRGVNVENHKRGVMEKLPSFGRATMERQKSFRGGFLEKQKSFRVVMERQLSFIGERRKKNESPGKRGDSSLHIAARTGNLSKVKELIRGCGDELKELLSKQNLEGETPLYTAAENGHSIVVEEMLKHMDLETASIAARNGFDPFHVAAKQGHLEVLKILLETFPNLAMTTDLSCTTALHTAATQGHIDVVNLLLETDSNLAKIAKNNGKTALHSAARMGHVEVVKSLIGKDPSIGFRTDKKGQTALHMAVKGQNDGIVVELVKPDVAVLSVEDNKGNTPLHIATNKGRIKIVRCLVSFEGINLNPINKAGDTPLDVSEKIGNAELVSVLKEAGAATAKDLGKPQNPAKQLKQTVSDIKHEVQSQLQQSRQTGVRVQKIAKRLKKLHISGLNNAINSATVVAVLIATVAFAAIFTIPGQYEEDRSKGELLGQAHIANKAPFLVFFIFDSLALFISLAVVVVQTSVVVIEQKAKKKLVFVINKLMWCACLFISIAFVSLSYIVVGKEEMWLAVCATVIGGTIMLTTIGAMCYCVVMHRMEESKLRSIRKERSKSQSFSMSRMPSDSDILNGEYNKRMYAL, from the exons ATGACTATAATGGAGGAGAAGCAGAACAACAGTCCTGTGGGAGAGAAGCAACAGAGCTTTAATGGtataataataaaccaaacacaagAGAATCAGACAAAATCAATGGAGAAACAACAGAGTTTCCGATGTGTGGTGGAGAATCAACCGAGAAAGGCGAGAGCTTTAGAGAAACAAGTGAGTTTCCAAGGTGTGAATGTAGAGAACTATCAGCAAAGCAGACTCGGAAGATCAATGGAGAAGCAACAGAGTTTTCGAGGTGTCAACGTTGAGAATCATAAACGTGGAGTTATGGAGAAGCTACCGAGTTTTGGTAGAGCAACAATGGAGAGGCAGAAGAGTTTCCGTGGTGGGTTTTTGGAGAAGCAGAAGAGCTTCCGTGTGGTGATGGAGAGGCAATTGAGTTTTATAGgtgagaggaggaagaagaatgaatCACCAGGGAAAAGAGGAGACTCTTCTCTTCATATCGCTGCGAGAACCGGGAACTTAAGTAAGGTTAAAGAACTGATTCGAGGTTGTGGTGATGAGTTGAAAGAGTTGTTGTCAAAGCAAAATCTTGAAGGAGAGACTCCTCTTTATACTGCAGCAGAGAATGGGCATTCAATTGTTGTTGAGGAGATGTTGAAGCATATGGACCTTGAAACTGCTTCCATCGCTGCTAGAAACGGGTTTGATCCATTTCATGTCGCCGCCAAACAAGGCCATCTCG AGGTGTTGAAGATACTGTTGGAGACATTCCCTAATTTGGCAATGACAACGGATTTATCGTGTACAACTGCGTTACACACTGCTGCAACACAGGGACATATTGATGTGGTGAATCTTCTTTTGGAGACAGACTCTAATTTGGCTAAGATTGCTAAGAACAACGGTAAAACTGCGCTTCACTCTGCAGCAAGGATGGGTCATGTGGAAGTTGTTAAATCTCTGATAGGTAAGGATCCAAGCATTGGGTTTAGAACCGATAAAAAAGGGCAAACTGCTCTTCACATGGCTGTAAAAGGTCAAAATGATGGGATTGTTGTTGAGTTGGTGAAACCTGATGTTGCTGTTTTGAGCGTTGAGGATAATAAAGGAAATACACCATTGCACATTGCCACAAACAAGGGGCGTATTAAG ATAGTACGGTGTTTGGTATCTTTTGAAGGCATAAACCTCAACCCAATAAACAAAGCTGGAGATACGCCACTCGATGTCTCTGAGAAGATAGGAAACGCAGAGCTTGTGTCAGTTCTGAAGGAAGCAGGAGCTGCTACAGCTAAAGATCTCGGAAAGCCTCAGAACCCAGCTAAGCAACTGAAGCAAACAGTCAGCGACATCAAACATGAAGTACAATCTCAGCTTCAGCAATCCAGACAAACAGGTGTAAGAGTCCAGAAGATAGCAAAAAGACTCAAGAAGCTACACATTAGTGGTCTAAACAACGCTATAAACTCAGCAACTGTTGTGGCAGTGCTTATTGCCACAGTGGCTTTCGCAGCAATCTTCACAATACCCGGTCAGTACGAAGAGGACCGGTCGAAAGGAGAGTTGCTAGGACAAGCTCATATAGCAAACAAAGCACCGTTTCtggtcttcttcatctttgacaGCTTGGCACTGTTTATATCCTTAGCTGTTGTTGTGGTGCAGACTTCAGTTGTTGTGATTGAGCAGAAGGCGAAAAAGAAGCTTGTGTTTGTAATCAACAAGCTCATGTGGTGTGCTTGTCTGTTCATATCCATTgcctttgtttctctctcttataTTGTTGTTGGCAAAGAGGAGATGTGGTTGGCTGTTTGCGCGACTGTTATCGGCGGCACGATTATGTTGACTACGATTGGTGCGATGTGCTATTGTGTGGTCATGCATAGGATGGAAGAATCTAAATTGAGGAGCataaggaaagaaagaagcaagtCTCAGTCTTTCTCTATGTCTCGTATGCCGTCTGATTCAGATATTCTAAATGGTGAATACAATAAGAGAATGTATGCCCTCTGA